The proteins below are encoded in one region of Deltaproteobacteria bacterium:
- a CDS encoding PIN domain-containing protein, producing MRIVLDTNVFISGIFFSGPPLQILKAWRNQSFQIVLSQQILDE from the coding sequence ATGAGAATTGTCCTTGATACGAATGTGTTCATATCCGGGATATTTTTCAGCGGCCCTCCATTACAAATCCTTAAAGCATGGAGAAACCAAAGCTTTCAAATTGTACTTTCGCAACAAATCCTTGATGAATAG
- a CDS encoding AbrB/MazE/SpoVT family DNA-binding domain-containing protein gives MANVSTTKMSSKGQVVIPENIRKQLNLKAGAQFVVVGEKDVVVLKNIAPPSLDEFGPLIAEARKKGKQAGIKKSDLGNAILKARGKKK, from the coding sequence ATGGCAAATGTTTCAACAACAAAAATGTCATCAAAAGGCCAAGTCGTTATTCCTGAAAATATAAGGAAACAACTAAACTTAAAGGCTGGGGCTCAATTCGTCGTTGTCGGTGAAAAGGACGTTGTCGTCCTTAAGAACATAGCACCACCATCACTTGATGAATTTGGCCCTCTTATTGCCGAGGCCAGAAAAAAAGGAAAACAAGCCGGAATTAAAAAGTCTGATCTTGGCAATGCCATTTTAAAAGCTCGAGGAAAAAAGAAATGA